A portion of the Chromobacterium sp. IIBBL 290-4 genome contains these proteins:
- a CDS encoding outer membrane lipoprotein-sorting protein, protein MKAMMTAAALALLSQLAQAAPDAQQILAASDAVRNPGKPFGVMVSLVGYKDGKENERNSLAVYSRADASSGQYRSLIRFVSPARDAGKLMLKNGNDLWFYDPASKASVPISPQQRLLGQASNGDVMTVNLALDYAAKLEGEEDIQDGDRQTRRCYKLKLAARNGSVTYHAIELWLDVNGYRSRKARFYSESGSLLKTAYYRGYQQVLGQERPTETVIIDGLNPKWVTVMRNSDFAWREVPEAWLQRDYLPRFRAE, encoded by the coding sequence ATGAAAGCAATGATGACAGCCGCCGCCCTGGCTTTGTTGAGCCAGCTGGCTCAGGCCGCGCCCGATGCGCAGCAGATACTGGCCGCGAGCGACGCGGTGCGCAATCCAGGCAAGCCTTTCGGCGTGATGGTGTCGCTGGTGGGATATAAGGACGGCAAGGAAAATGAGCGCAATTCGCTGGCGGTGTATTCCCGCGCCGACGCCAGCAGCGGCCAGTATCGCAGCCTGATTCGTTTCGTCAGCCCGGCGCGCGACGCCGGCAAGCTGATGCTGAAGAATGGCAACGATTTATGGTTTTACGACCCGGCCAGCAAGGCCAGCGTGCCGATCTCGCCGCAGCAGCGCCTGCTGGGCCAGGCGTCCAATGGCGACGTGATGACGGTGAACCTGGCGCTGGACTATGCGGCCAAGTTGGAGGGCGAAGAGGATATTCAGGACGGCGACCGCCAAACGCGCCGCTGCTACAAGCTGAAGCTGGCGGCGCGCAACGGCAGCGTCACCTACCACGCCATCGAGCTATGGCTGGACGTCAATGGCTACCGCAGCCGCAAGGCCAGGTTTTATTCCGAAAGTGGCAGTCTGCTGAAAACCGCCTACTACCGCGGCTATCAACAGGTATTGGGGCAGGAGCGTCCCACCGAGACCGTGATCATAGACGGGCTCAACCCCAAGTGGGTGACAGTGATGCGCAATAGCGATTTCGCCTGGCGCGAGGTGCCGGAAGCCTGGCTGCAGCGCGATTACCTGCCGCGATTCCGGGCGGAGTAA
- a CDS encoding ABC transporter permease has protein sequence MSTVKLAWRNLLRNRRRTIATLGTMVVGVTALLLFGGYNRTVEYGLQTSMVRADGHLEIQQRDYFNYGDGNPAAYAIRDYQRVMRTVANDPVLKPMLTVVTPSLSLGGIAGHYAAGASRTVFASGVDVAGQNQLRQWNDYHFEDKSKPSALTGTSQDSVVIGKGLARVLQLCESGKEADCAGRPAAATDKNKPDMPADIQALADAAPKPVADRSLELLAASAGGAPNVAKLQVAKVKSMGVKQLDDMFISMHLAAAQKLVYGAEPPRVTAISLQLRHTSQIPAAKARLNQLFAASLKDQPLVVYDFTQLQPQYGQITGMFGTIFGFLSVLIGCVALFTIANTMNMVVLERTVEIGTLRAMGLRRRGIQRMFLCEGVMLGVAGSALGVLSGLIFAWLINHAGLTWLPPGQVDPSPIYVSLWGEGRLIGNTVLGLGLMAAVSAWWPARRAARAVIVDALRHA, from the coding sequence ATGAGCACCGTGAAACTGGCTTGGCGCAATCTGTTGCGCAATCGCCGCCGCACCATCGCCACCTTGGGCACCATGGTGGTGGGCGTGACCGCCTTGCTGTTGTTCGGCGGCTATAACCGCACCGTGGAATATGGCCTGCAGACCAGCATGGTCCGCGCCGACGGCCATCTGGAAATCCAGCAGCGCGATTACTTCAACTACGGCGACGGCAATCCGGCGGCCTACGCCATCCGCGATTACCAGCGAGTCATGCGAACGGTGGCAAATGATCCGGTGCTGAAGCCCATGCTGACCGTGGTCACACCCTCGCTGTCCTTGGGCGGCATCGCCGGCCATTACGCCGCCGGCGCCTCGCGCACCGTGTTCGCCTCCGGCGTGGACGTGGCGGGGCAGAACCAGTTGCGGCAGTGGAATGACTACCACTTCGAGGACAAGAGCAAACCTTCGGCGCTGACCGGCACCAGCCAGGACAGCGTGGTGATAGGCAAGGGCCTTGCCCGAGTGTTGCAACTGTGCGAAAGCGGCAAAGAGGCGGATTGCGCGGGCCGGCCTGCCGCGGCCACCGATAAAAACAAGCCGGACATGCCGGCCGATATTCAGGCCCTGGCCGACGCCGCGCCGAAACCGGTCGCTGATCGCAGCCTGGAACTGCTGGCCGCCAGCGCCGGCGGCGCGCCCAATGTCGCCAAGCTGCAGGTGGCCAAGGTGAAGAGCATGGGCGTCAAGCAGCTGGACGATATGTTCATCAGCATGCATCTGGCAGCGGCGCAAAAGCTGGTGTACGGCGCTGAACCGCCGCGGGTCACCGCTATCTCCTTGCAGCTGCGGCATACCAGCCAGATCCCGGCGGCCAAGGCGCGGTTGAATCAGCTGTTCGCCGCTTCCTTGAAGGATCAGCCGCTGGTGGTGTACGACTTTACCCAACTGCAGCCGCAATACGGCCAGATTACCGGCATGTTCGGCACCATTTTTGGATTTTTGTCGGTGTTGATTGGCTGCGTGGCGCTGTTCACCATCGCCAATACCATGAATATGGTGGTGCTGGAGCGCACGGTGGAAATCGGCACCTTGCGCGCCATGGGTCTGCGCCGCCGCGGCATCCAGCGCATGTTCCTGTGCGAGGGCGTGATGCTGGGCGTGGCCGGCAGCGCGCTGGGCGTGCTCTCCGGCTTGATCTTCGCCTGGCTGATCAATCATGCCGGCCTGACCTGGCTGCCGCCAGGACAAGTGGACCCGTCGCCCATCTATGTCAGCTTGTGGGGCGAGGGGCGCTTGATAGGCAATACCGTGCTGGGCCTGGGGCTGATGGCCGCCGTGTCCGCCTGGTGGCCGGCCCGCCGCGCCGCCCGCGCCGTGATCGTCGATGCCTTGCGCCACGCCTGA
- a CDS encoding ABC transporter ATP-binding protein, producing the protein MMWSVEAHGVDKHYRLDQVTVPALLEVELAIRPACFTVLAGPSGSGKTTLLNLIGGIDRPDKGSIAIAGQDITQLKDDALSDFRARHIGFIFQNFNLLPVLSAYENVEYPLLLAKLPASERKGRVMELLDAVGLADKARQRPGQLSGGQRQRVAIARALAHRPSLVLADEPTANLDSQTGGAILSLLRALQREYQLTVVFSSHDPQVIAAADDHYQVRDGRVARAAHPAQKEMA; encoded by the coding sequence ATGATGTGGAGCGTAGAAGCGCATGGCGTAGACAAGCATTATCGGCTGGACCAGGTGACGGTTCCCGCCCTGCTGGAGGTAGAGCTGGCGATTCGCCCGGCCTGCTTTACCGTGCTGGCGGGGCCATCCGGCAGCGGCAAGACCACCTTGTTGAATCTGATCGGCGGCATAGACCGGCCGGATAAGGGCAGCATCGCCATCGCCGGGCAGGACATCACCCAGCTCAAGGATGATGCCTTGAGCGATTTCCGCGCCCGGCATATCGGCTTCATCTTCCAGAATTTCAATCTGCTGCCGGTGCTGTCGGCCTATGAGAACGTCGAGTACCCATTGCTGTTGGCCAAGCTGCCGGCAAGCGAGCGCAAGGGCAGGGTGATGGAGTTGCTGGATGCCGTGGGGCTGGCCGACAAGGCCAGGCAGCGCCCGGGCCAGTTATCCGGCGGCCAGCGCCAACGGGTAGCCATCGCGCGCGCCTTGGCGCATCGGCCGTCGCTGGTGCTGGCCGATGAGCCGACCGCCAATCTGGACAGCCAGACCGGCGGCGCGATCTTGTCCTTGCTGCGCGCCCTGCAGCGCGAATATCAGCTGACGGTGGTGTTTTCCTCGCATGATCCGCAAGTGATCGCCGCCGCCGACGATCATTATCAAGTCCGCGACGGCCGAGTGGCCCGCGCGGCGCATCCCGCGCAAAAGGAGATGGCATGA